Proteins co-encoded in one Christiangramia fulva genomic window:
- a CDS encoding THC0290_0291 family protein has translation MIKPRAIFVLLLLIALWPGKGFAQFHISNEVGVLAGPAAFFTDYGERFNLRNNLDNEGFGVGLVHYMDFAYRAECTCKRREWFFSKHFRIRNEIDYFHSKLEHYGPVAQGNDESGRMLRAMHGKTALWQVGTSLEYHFYGIKEFRDFSVLFGPYISLGVQFVNYHPGAYSDLGPIDSPKVLFRTFQGGLNLESGNTFAIIGSGGFRYHYTRRSDIVIEGRWMYYDTDFIEGLSPVGLQNKFNDFAFWINIGYIYVLNF, from the coding sequence ATGATTAAACCCAGGGCAATTTTTGTACTCCTACTTCTCATTGCGCTTTGGCCGGGGAAGGGTTTTGCCCAATTTCATATTTCAAATGAAGTTGGGGTACTGGCCGGTCCTGCCGCTTTTTTTACTGATTATGGCGAACGTTTCAATTTGCGGAATAACCTCGATAATGAAGGTTTTGGAGTCGGGCTTGTACATTATATGGATTTCGCCTACCGCGCTGAATGTACCTGTAAACGCCGGGAATGGTTTTTCAGCAAACATTTTAGAATTCGAAACGAAATTGATTATTTTCATTCCAAATTAGAACATTATGGTCCCGTCGCGCAAGGCAATGATGAAAGCGGACGGATGCTACGGGCCATGCATGGAAAAACCGCCCTGTGGCAGGTGGGAACTTCCCTTGAATATCATTTTTACGGAATAAAGGAATTCAGAGATTTTTCAGTATTATTCGGGCCCTATATAAGCCTGGGAGTTCAATTTGTTAACTATCATCCCGGTGCATATTCCGACCTTGGCCCCATAGACAGCCCAAAAGTTTTGTTCCGGACTTTCCAGGGTGGTTTAAATCTGGAAAGTGGAAATACTTTCGCTATTATAGGCAGCGGCGGATTTCGCTATCATTATACCCGAAGAAGTGATATTGTAATAGAAGGCCGATGGATGTATTATGATACCGATTTTATTGAAGGATTATCTCCGGTGGGCCTTCAAAACAAATTTAACGACTTTGCTTTCTGGATAAACATCGGGTATATCTATGTGCTGAATTTCTAG
- a CDS encoding macro domain-containing protein, with translation MKIVLQQIEIEVAQGDIANQPGIDAVVNAANAELAPGGGVAGAIHSGAGPKLYEECRKLAPIKPGQAVITRAYDLPNKFVIHVLGPVYGKDKPEDQYLSSCYRKAFSLAEESKISSIAFPAISTGIFGYPPEEAVKVVFNTVLSELPNLKHLKRIKFVLFGEEDLHLYENKLKEISVG, from the coding sequence ATGAAAATCGTTCTTCAGCAAATAGAAATAGAAGTCGCACAGGGCGATATCGCAAATCAACCAGGGATTGATGCCGTTGTCAATGCTGCTAACGCCGAATTGGCACCGGGCGGAGGCGTTGCAGGCGCCATTCACTCTGGAGCAGGCCCGAAACTTTACGAAGAATGCCGCAAGTTGGCTCCCATAAAACCCGGGCAGGCTGTGATTACCAGGGCATATGATCTTCCTAATAAATTTGTTATTCATGTTCTGGGGCCCGTTTATGGAAAAGACAAACCTGAAGATCAATACCTCTCTTCCTGTTACCGGAAGGCATTTTCTCTGGCAGAAGAAAGCAAAATTAGCTCAATAGCCTTCCCCGCTATTTCAACAGGAATTTTTGGATATCCTCCAGAGGAGGCTGTAAAGGTAGTTTTTAATACGGTTTTAAGTGAACTACCTAACCTAAAACACCTTAAAAGAATTAAATTTGTGTTGTTTGGTGAAGAAGACCTTCATCTTTATGAAAATAAACTGAAAGAGATTTCGGTTGGTTAA
- a CDS encoding porin: protein MKLRIGVLMAFTFLSVNVFSQEISDTKFGKGMFNFTAKDSSFSVNFAPRIQFRSMTTWNYDGENFGNPEQNFLIRRARLKFKGFAYSPKLQYKIELGLSNRDISGANQFTGNAPRFILDAVVMWNFYENFELWVGQTKLPGNIERVISSGNLEFIDRSILNSHFNLDRDVGFQLRHLIHWGGDFYTREKFAFSQGEGRNITTGNLGGFEYTGRLELLPFGEFEHGGDYSSADLVREETPKLMMGFTYDFNDNAVKTRGNQGSYMFLSNNDLYQTDITTTFLDAMFKYEGFSLMTEYAHRNAKEPVAMQQGESTPTGDIVLEGNAFNIQAGYVFPSNYQIAARYTENSYANVTGEADRNEYTLGLSKYIVGHKLKVQTDFNYDTLGGIQDEISWRLGFDLHF from the coding sequence ATGAAATTACGTATTGGGGTCTTAATGGCCTTTACCTTCCTATCAGTTAATGTATTCTCTCAGGAAATCAGTGACACGAAATTTGGAAAAGGAATGTTCAATTTTACTGCTAAAGATAGTTCCTTCAGTGTAAATTTCGCACCGCGTATACAATTTAGGTCTATGACAACCTGGAATTATGACGGCGAAAATTTTGGGAACCCTGAACAGAATTTTCTTATAAGGCGAGCTCGCTTAAAATTTAAAGGTTTTGCGTATTCACCTAAATTACAATATAAAATAGAATTAGGATTGTCTAACAGGGACATCTCAGGCGCAAATCAATTCACCGGCAATGCGCCAAGATTCATTCTTGATGCGGTGGTCATGTGGAATTTCTATGAAAATTTTGAACTCTGGGTGGGCCAAACAAAATTGCCCGGAAATATAGAAAGGGTGATTTCTTCTGGAAACCTGGAGTTTATTGACCGTTCTATTCTCAACAGCCATTTTAACCTGGACCGCGATGTTGGCTTCCAACTGCGACATCTTATCCACTGGGGAGGAGATTTCTACACCCGTGAAAAATTTGCTTTCTCCCAGGGCGAAGGAAGAAATATAACAACCGGTAATCTTGGCGGATTTGAATATACAGGAAGGTTGGAATTACTTCCATTTGGAGAATTTGAGCATGGAGGAGATTATTCTTCTGCCGACCTGGTGCGGGAAGAAACTCCAAAACTTATGATGGGTTTTACTTATGATTTCAATGATAATGCAGTAAAAACGCGTGGAAATCAGGGGTCTTATATGTTTTTATCCAATAATGACCTTTATCAAACCGATATTACCACTACGTTTCTGGACGCTATGTTCAAATATGAGGGATTTTCCCTAATGACAGAATATGCTCATAGAAATGCCAAAGAACCGGTGGCCATGCAGCAGGGAGAAAGTACTCCTACAGGCGATATTGTTTTGGAAGGAAATGCTTTCAATATCCAGGCCGGCTATGTGTTCCCCAGCAATTATCAAATTGCTGCGCGTTACACAGAAAACAGCTATGCCAATGTTACAGGCGAAGCCGATAGAAATGAGTATACTTTAGGATTATCTAAATATATTGTAGGGCATAAACTAAAAGTGCAGACTGATTTTAATTATGATACTCTTGGCGGTATACAAGATGAAATTAGCTGGAGATTAGGTTTTGACCTTCATTTTTAA
- the recO gene encoding DNA repair protein RecO, producing MLVSTKAIVISALKYGEADLIVKLYTLSDGLRTYMLRGVLKSKKGKFKASMFQALTKLEIVANHRNTGKLEYLKEARVEGAYASLHTNPVKSAMVMFLSEMLKNTIKEEEANPELFGFLEKSFEFLDHTSKMANFHLFFLLKLTRYLGFYPENRNSDFPVFNLLEGVFQEIPTNDYCIEGANADLLKLFLNADFFSLQEIRLNQSRRNEFLNMLLLYYELHIESFRKPKSLAVLNEIF from the coding sequence ATGCTCGTTTCTACCAAAGCCATAGTCATAAGTGCCCTGAAATATGGAGAGGCTGATCTTATTGTGAAGCTTTACACACTTTCTGACGGGCTGCGGACTTATATGCTTCGCGGAGTTTTGAAGTCGAAAAAAGGAAAATTCAAGGCTTCCATGTTTCAGGCCCTGACGAAACTGGAGATCGTGGCAAATCATCGCAATACCGGGAAACTGGAATATCTGAAAGAGGCCAGGGTGGAGGGTGCTTATGCGAGCCTGCACACCAATCCGGTGAAATCGGCTATGGTGATGTTCCTTTCAGAAATGCTAAAGAACACCATCAAAGAAGAGGAAGCGAATCCTGAACTCTTCGGATTCCTGGAAAAATCTTTTGAATTTCTCGATCATACCTCTAAAATGGCCAATTTCCACCTGTTCTTTCTGCTGAAGCTCACTCGTTATTTGGGATTTTACCCTGAAAACAGAAACAGCGATTTTCCTGTTTTCAACTTGCTGGAAGGCGTTTTCCAGGAAATTCCCACCAATGATTATTGTATTGAAGGAGCAAACGCAGACTTGTTGAAGCTTTTTCTTAACGCAGATTTCTTTTCTTTGCAGGAAATCAGGTTAAACCAGTCGCGCCGCAATGAGTTTCTTAATATGCTGCTGCTTTATTACGAGCTGCATATCGAGAGTTTCAGAAAACCAAAATCGCTGGCCGTGCTGAATGAAATTTTTTAA
- a CDS encoding amidohydrolase family protein, with product MKKISLSFLLIFCINIGISQIIDVHLHSYTDEDYYGGRPYPLGNISSPATAKGHLKRTIELMDSLHIEYAVISNSLKANEKWMEADDRFIPGYSAGTDLIPVDEFEQLIKNGKIKVFGEVGSVYDGTTLTNPIYKPYIEICEKYGIPVMYHTGPPAPHSESKAKRIFKGDPALIEDIIATYPNIKICLQHAGAIFWENAVILMAYYPNVYSDLGVLFWASPISEEIAVNFLKKCKNYGVLNKVMYGTDQMVWPESMVVSIDKFNALGFLTEKEKQMILYDNAKEFLGLVDAPNHK from the coding sequence ATGAAAAAAATCAGCTTAAGTTTCCTATTGATTTTCTGTATCAATATTGGTATAAGCCAGATTATAGATGTGCACCTGCATTCGTATACTGATGAAGATTATTATGGAGGTCGCCCCTATCCGTTAGGAAATATATCCTCCCCCGCTACGGCTAAAGGGCATCTCAAACGAACGATAGAATTAATGGATTCTTTACATATTGAATACGCGGTTATTAGCAACAGTTTAAAAGCTAATGAAAAATGGATGGAAGCTGATGATAGATTTATTCCCGGCTATAGTGCCGGTACAGATTTGATTCCGGTAGATGAATTTGAGCAGTTAATTAAAAATGGGAAAATTAAAGTTTTTGGAGAGGTAGGCTCAGTCTATGACGGTACTACATTAACCAATCCTATTTACAAACCCTATATAGAAATATGCGAGAAATACGGGATACCGGTAATGTATCACACAGGTCCTCCCGCTCCACATTCCGAAAGTAAAGCAAAAAGAATTTTTAAAGGTGACCCTGCATTAATTGAAGATATTATTGCCACCTATCCTAATATTAAAATTTGTTTACAACATGCCGGCGCGATCTTTTGGGAAAATGCAGTAATATTAATGGCATATTACCCAAATGTATATTCCGATTTAGGGGTTTTGTTTTGGGCCAGCCCAATATCAGAAGAGATAGCTGTTAATTTTCTTAAAAAGTGTAAAAACTACGGCGTTCTTAACAAAGTAATGTACGGTACAGATCAAATGGTATGGCCGGAAAGCATGGTAGTTTCAATAGACAAATTTAACGCCCTCGGTTTTTTAACGGAAAAAGAGAAACAGATGATCCTTTACGATAATGCCAAAGAATTCCTGGGTTTAGTTGATGCTCCCAATCATAAATAA
- the pncA gene encoding bifunctional nicotinamidase/pyrazinamidase, with translation MKTLVIIDVQNDFIPGGALAVPGGDEIAPLINKLQEKFDLVIATQDWHPQGHASFASGHEGKEPFDQIDLDGIDQVLWPDHCVQNSKGAEFHPDLKTSRIEAIFRKGTNPKIDSYSGFYDNAHLKSTGLAGYLKEKGAKELFFAGLAGDYCVYFSVKDALTEGFNVTLIEDATRALDEENFKKAKEDILVKGGRIISSSEIKS, from the coding sequence ATGAAAACACTTGTGATCATCGATGTTCAAAATGATTTTATTCCCGGCGGAGCACTGGCAGTTCCCGGTGGAGATGAAATAGCGCCGCTGATTAATAAACTTCAGGAAAAATTTGATCTTGTGATCGCAACCCAGGACTGGCATCCGCAGGGGCACGCCAGTTTTGCTTCGGGCCATGAAGGCAAAGAGCCGTTTGATCAAATTGATCTGGATGGAATTGATCAGGTGCTGTGGCCAGATCATTGTGTACAGAATTCAAAAGGTGCCGAGTTTCATCCCGACCTAAAAACATCCAGAATAGAAGCCATTTTCCGGAAAGGTACCAACCCGAAAATCGACAGTTACAGCGGCTTTTATGATAACGCACATCTGAAATCGACCGGTTTGGCGGGTTATTTAAAGGAAAAAGGAGCTAAAGAACTGTTTTTCGCTGGTCTTGCCGGAGATTATTGCGTTTATTTTTCTGTAAAAGATGCGTTAACCGAAGGTTTCAATGTTACTTTGATCGAAGACGCTACACGAGCTCTGGATGAGGAAAATTTTAAAAAAGCAAAGGAAGATATTCTTGTAAAAGGCGGAAGGATCATCTCATCTTCTGAAATAAAATCCTAG
- a CDS encoding inorganic phosphate transporter yields the protein MENFYLLILVALAVLAVVDLVVGVSNDAVNFLNSAIGSKGISFKSIMIVASLGIFIGAVFSSGMMEVARKGIFVPGEFYFDEIMIIFIAVMITDILLLDFFNTIGLPTSTTVSIVFELLGAAVIMALIKVSANDTESFTDVLKYINTDKALEIISGIFLSVIVAFTVGAIVQWLSRLVFTFEYEKKVKNFGAIFGGICLTAIGHFIIFKGLKGTPYYDDFKGFITDQVYLILGVGFVFWTLFSYLFQKIFNKSILTVVIAVGTFGLALAFSGNDLVNFIGVPMAGYHSYEAWIASGQPASSFSMNVLQEKVPAEPLLLFIAGGVMVLTLWFSKKARSVAETEINLSRQGHGSEKFNPNILSRSLVSGSTRLVSFLRATVPVGTKQRISKSFEKPEEDVAVALDKDKPAFDLIRASVNLTIAGVLISIATSYKLPLSTTYVTFMVAMGTSLADRAWGRESAVYRVAGVLNVIGGWFFTAFSAFVAAGVLTYIIFLGRGPAIAILLIIAIGLLFRNYLVHKKNQSAKTDTSGLKKSESKTVQGIISESADNISDVIRRTNKIYSDVIEGLAKQEKSKLKKSKKGVAKLDAEIEELRDHIFFFIKSLDEKSVRGSSFYITILAYLTDVAQSLEFISKKSYKHVNNNHKPLRYNQINDLKEIDEVLKKLLEEIEEVFNERKFDKIENIIAHKEVVLARLSEKQEKQISRTRTEESSPKNTTLYFNILLESKDLVNGIMNLLQEYNASYKKV from the coding sequence ATGGAAAATTTTTATTTATTGATATTGGTCGCACTTGCCGTTCTTGCGGTGGTTGACCTGGTTGTTGGGGTTAGCAATGACGCTGTTAACTTCCTCAATTCTGCTATTGGCTCTAAAGGCATCTCCTTTAAAAGCATCATGATCGTTGCCAGCCTGGGGATTTTCATTGGCGCTGTTTTCTCTAGCGGAATGATGGAAGTTGCCAGAAAAGGAATCTTTGTGCCCGGGGAATTTTATTTCGATGAGATCATGATCATTTTTATAGCGGTCATGATCACCGATATTTTGTTGCTCGACTTCTTTAACACCATTGGGCTGCCCACCTCCACAACGGTTTCCATAGTTTTTGAATTATTAGGAGCGGCAGTGATAATGGCTCTTATTAAAGTAAGTGCCAATGATACTGAATCTTTTACCGATGTTTTAAAATATATAAATACCGATAAGGCTTTGGAAATCATTTCAGGCATCTTTCTTTCAGTGATCGTTGCCTTTACTGTGGGAGCCATCGTGCAATGGCTTTCACGGCTGGTTTTTACTTTTGAATATGAAAAGAAAGTAAAGAATTTCGGTGCAATATTCGGAGGGATTTGTCTTACTGCCATTGGCCATTTCATTATTTTTAAAGGTCTGAAAGGCACTCCTTATTATGATGATTTCAAAGGATTTATTACAGATCAGGTTTACCTTATTTTAGGGGTAGGCTTCGTGTTCTGGACGCTTTTCTCCTATCTTTTTCAAAAGATTTTCAATAAAAGTATTCTTACTGTGGTGATTGCCGTGGGAACTTTTGGACTTGCGCTGGCTTTCTCTGGAAACGACCTGGTAAACTTCATTGGGGTTCCTATGGCCGGATATCACTCTTATGAAGCGTGGATTGCTTCGGGACAACCGGCAAGCAGTTTTTCTATGAATGTGTTACAGGAAAAAGTACCTGCTGAGCCATTATTGCTTTTCATCGCAGGTGGCGTTATGGTGCTCACCCTGTGGTTCTCAAAAAAAGCCAGAAGTGTTGCCGAAACCGAAATCAATCTTTCCCGGCAGGGACACGGTTCTGAGAAGTTCAATCCGAATATTCTTTCCCGTTCGCTGGTTAGCGGAAGCACGCGTTTGGTTTCTTTTTTAAGAGCCACCGTGCCTGTGGGAACCAAGCAGCGAATAAGTAAAAGTTTTGAAAAACCTGAAGAAGATGTGGCTGTCGCACTTGATAAAGACAAGCCTGCTTTTGACCTTATTCGGGCCTCGGTAAACCTTACCATTGCAGGTGTCCTGATCTCGATAGCAACCTCATATAAACTTCCGCTTTCCACAACCTATGTTACTTTTATGGTGGCGATGGGGACTTCGCTGGCCGATCGTGCCTGGGGAAGAGAGAGTGCGGTTTATCGCGTTGCCGGCGTTCTTAATGTAATTGGCGGGTGGTTTTTTACTGCTTTCAGCGCTTTTGTGGCAGCTGGAGTCCTTACCTATATTATTTTCCTCGGAAGAGGCCCTGCAATAGCTATTCTTTTGATAATTGCCATAGGATTGCTTTTCAGAAATTACCTGGTGCACAAGAAAAACCAATCTGCTAAAACCGATACTTCCGGACTTAAAAAATCGGAAAGTAAAACTGTTCAGGGAATAATTTCCGAAAGTGCCGATAACATTTCAGATGTGATTAGGCGCACCAATAAGATCTATTCTGATGTGATCGAAGGCCTTGCAAAACAGGAGAAGTCGAAGCTTAAAAAGAGTAAAAAAGGTGTTGCCAAACTCGATGCTGAAATCGAGGAACTTCGGGATCATATCTTCTTTTTTATAAAAAGCCTTGATGAAAAAAGCGTACGCGGAAGCAGCTTCTATATCACCATTCTGGCCTATCTTACTGATGTTGCTCAATCGCTTGAATTCATTTCGAAAAAGAGCTACAAGCATGTGAACAATAATCATAAACCCCTTCGCTATAACCAGATCAATGATCTAAAAGAGATCGATGAGGTCTTGAAAAAGTTACTTGAGGAGATCGAAGAGGTCTTTAATGAACGTAAATTTGATAAGATAGAAAATATCATCGCTCATAAAGAAGTGGTCCTGGCCAGACTTTCAGAAAAACAGGAAAAGCAGATCAGCAGGACAAGAACTGAAGAATCAAGTCCAAAAAATACTACTTTGTATTTCAATATTCTGCTTGAATCCAAAGACCTGGTGAACGGGATCATGAATCTCCTTCAGGAATACAATGCGAGTTATAAGAAAGTATAG
- the gdhA gene encoding NADP-specific glutamate dehydrogenase, producing the protein MDKNIKEFLDKVSARNQNEPEFMQAVHEVAETVIPFIAENKKYQNAMLLERMVEPERVFMFRVPWLDDKGNIQVNRGFRIQMNSAIGPYKGGLRFHPSVNLSILKFLAFEQVFKNSLTTLPMGGGKGGSDFDPKGKSDNEVMKFCQSFMTELSKHIGADTDVPAGDIGVGGREIGYLFGQYKRIRNEFTGILTGKGLSYGGSLIRPEATGYGNVYFTQNMLKTRGEKIEGKTVVISGAGNVAQYAAEKAIQLGAKVVTMSDSGGFIHDSEGIDAEKLQFIMELKNEKRGRISEYVDEYSSAKYYDGKTPWEIKCDIALPCATQNELHEDDAKTLVDNGCMCVGEGANMPCTPEAIEVFHKAKILFSPGKASNAGGVATSGLEMSQNSIRYSWTAEEVDKKLHEIMNNIHEKCVEYGTQKDGHVDYVKGANIAGFVKVADAMLAQGLV; encoded by the coding sequence ATGGACAAAAACATCAAAGAATTTCTGGATAAGGTGTCTGCCCGAAACCAGAACGAACCAGAATTCATGCAGGCGGTTCATGAGGTTGCTGAAACCGTAATTCCTTTTATAGCTGAGAATAAAAAATATCAAAACGCCATGCTTTTGGAGCGAATGGTAGAGCCTGAAAGGGTTTTCATGTTCCGTGTGCCATGGCTGGACGATAAAGGGAATATTCAGGTTAACCGCGGATTCCGTATTCAAATGAATTCGGCTATTGGACCTTACAAGGGCGGACTTCGTTTTCACCCTTCTGTAAACCTTAGCATATTGAAATTCCTGGCTTTCGAGCAGGTTTTCAAAAACAGCCTTACAACCCTTCCTATGGGAGGTGGTAAAGGTGGTTCAGATTTCGATCCTAAAGGAAAATCTGATAACGAAGTAATGAAGTTCTGCCAGAGTTTTATGACCGAACTTTCAAAACATATTGGTGCTGATACCGATGTTCCTGCCGGGGATATTGGCGTTGGAGGCCGCGAAATTGGTTATCTTTTTGGTCAGTACAAACGAATTCGAAACGAATTCACGGGGATTTTAACCGGAAAAGGCCTTTCTTACGGAGGTTCTCTTATTCGTCCAGAGGCTACCGGCTACGGTAACGTGTATTTCACTCAAAATATGCTCAAGACGAGAGGTGAAAAGATCGAGGGTAAAACCGTGGTGATCTCCGGAGCCGGAAACGTGGCGCAATACGCTGCCGAAAAAGCAATTCAGCTTGGTGCGAAAGTAGTTACCATGTCTGATTCAGGCGGATTCATCCATGATTCTGAAGGAATCGATGCCGAAAAACTTCAGTTCATTATGGAATTGAAAAATGAGAAACGCGGAAGGATCAGCGAATATGTTGATGAATATTCTTCAGCAAAATACTACGATGGAAAAACTCCGTGGGAAATCAAATGTGATATCGCCCTTCCTTGTGCTACTCAGAACGAGTTACATGAAGATGACGCGAAAACCCTTGTAGATAACGGTTGTATGTGTGTTGGAGAAGGAGCCAATATGCCATGTACGCCAGAGGCTATCGAAGTGTTCCATAAAGCGAAGATCCTTTTCTCTCCGGGTAAAGCTTCTAACGCCGGTGGTGTGGCCACTTCAGGGCTTGAAATGTCACAGAACTCCATCCGTTACAGCTGGACTGCTGAAGAAGTTGATAAAAAACTACATGAGATCATGAATAATATCCATGAGAAATGTGTGGAATATGGAACCCAGAAAGACGGTCATGTAGATTATGTTAAAGGTGCAAACATTGCCGGTTTTGTAAAAGTTGCCGATGCGATGCTTGCCCAGGGACTTGTATAA
- a CDS encoding nicotinate phosphoribosyltransferase, translating into MHNFSATYTDQYQLAMAQVYFNKGHRDHKAVFDYFFRKLPFKGGYAVFAGLEELLGIIQELRFEERDLLFLQEQGFKKDFLKYLHNFQFRGNIRSVKEGDIVFPTRPVLQVEANIIEAQIIETLLLNHLNFQTLIASKASRIRLVAGDSKLLDFGLRRAQATGGYFASRAAIIGGFDGTSNVIAARDYDIPVSGTMAHSFIQSYDDELKAFRDFAESRPENCVLLVDTYNTLKSGIPNAIKVAKEMEERGQKLLAVRLDSGDLSYFAKESRRMLDEAGLDYVKIAASNQLDEYVIKSLLEQQAPIDVFGVGTNLVTGAPDAALDGVYKLSWSGGEPRIKISESIVKVTLPHKKQVFRIKDSNGKCIGADAVALENEERVEEMFHPFEPYKSLQLGQFEQEPLLHPVMEGGEVLHEKRSLEEIAAYSLKRLSELPIEFKRFNNPHIYKIGISEKLREERDKLIRHYKNT; encoded by the coding sequence ATGCACAATTTTTCAGCTACGTATACAGACCAGTATCAATTAGCGATGGCCCAGGTCTATTTCAATAAAGGGCATCGAGACCACAAAGCCGTTTTTGATTATTTTTTCAGAAAACTTCCTTTTAAAGGCGGCTATGCCGTTTTTGCAGGTCTTGAAGAATTACTCGGAATCATCCAGGAATTACGATTTGAAGAGCGGGATCTTCTTTTTTTACAGGAACAGGGCTTTAAAAAAGATTTTCTGAAGTACCTGCATAACTTCCAATTCCGCGGCAATATACGTTCTGTAAAAGAAGGCGATATTGTCTTTCCTACCAGGCCTGTTTTGCAGGTAGAGGCAAATATTATTGAAGCGCAGATCATTGAAACGCTGTTGCTCAACCATCTTAATTTCCAAACCCTTATCGCCAGCAAGGCGAGTCGGATAAGACTGGTGGCGGGAGATTCCAAACTTCTTGATTTTGGCTTGAGAAGGGCCCAGGCTACGGGAGGTTATTTTGCATCGCGTGCTGCCATCATCGGCGGCTTTGATGGTACCAGCAATGTAATTGCTGCCAGGGATTATGATATTCCCGTTTCGGGTACCATGGCTCATTCTTTTATCCAAAGCTATGACGACGAACTTAAAGCTTTTCGTGATTTCGCCGAAAGCAGACCCGAAAACTGTGTTTTGCTGGTAGATACCTACAATACGCTAAAAAGCGGTATTCCCAACGCCATAAAAGTGGCAAAAGAAATGGAAGAAAGGGGGCAAAAACTACTGGCCGTGAGACTGGATAGCGGTGACCTTTCTTATTTTGCCAAAGAAAGCAGAAGAATGCTCGACGAGGCAGGTCTGGACTATGTAAAAATTGCAGCTTCCAATCAGCTTGATGAATATGTGATTAAAAGTTTACTCGAACAGCAGGCGCCCATTGATGTTTTCGGCGTGGGAACCAACCTCGTAACTGGCGCTCCCGATGCCGCTTTGGATGGCGTTTATAAGCTTTCCTGGTCGGGAGGTGAACCCCGGATTAAAATTTCAGAAAGTATCGTGAAAGTAACGCTTCCACATAAAAAACAAGTCTTCAGAATTAAAGATTCCAACGGGAAATGTATCGGCGCTGATGCCGTTGCATTGGAAAATGAGGAAAGGGTAGAAGAAATGTTCCATCCGTTTGAACCCTATAAATCTTTACAATTAGGCCAATTTGAACAGGAGCCTTTGCTGCATCCCGTGATGGAAGGCGGGGAGGTTTTACACGAAAAAAGGTCCCTGGAAGAGATTGCCGCTTATAGTTTAAAAAGACTTTCTGAGCTCCCTATCGAGTTTAAGCGGTTTAATAATCCACATATCTATAAAATCGGGATCAGTGAAAAATTGCGGGAAGAGCGCGACAAACTCATCCGTCATTATAAAAACACATAG